One window of the Candidatus Nanopelagicales bacterium genome contains the following:
- a CDS encoding glycosyltransferase family 4 protein translates to MRILHISWEYPPLVYGGLGRHVHALAEAQAGQGHEVTVLTQQGPGAKSRERMAGVDVLRVTPPTPEVPRDPDQLVAWVDLLDARMAEAAASLVVTLQPDVVHAHDWVVGQSAEAARRACPAPLVATIHATEAGRHQGWVTSGLSRRIHGAEYRIANQAQVVIACSRAMRAEVGILFHVPSERIDVIPNGIDLDRWQVSDKDMATGADHWRAGTARVLFLGRLEWEKGIHTLLEAAAMLADDPNRKLELLVAGTGTYQATLQEQARDLIQSSTVTFCGWVPEQELRELTATAHLVVVPSLYEPFGLVALEAGALGVPLVVADRGGLDDIVTDAQTGRTFAAGDANELADTMRSQLDDRAAADAMAARLSSQLGDKFDWSVIANKTIATYARAIAAAAVNPRPLGVFDPAPSDDNLLTPRTDS, encoded by the coding sequence TGCACATCTCGTGGGAGTACCCACCGCTGGTTTACGGCGGATTGGGCCGCCACGTCCATGCCCTTGCCGAGGCACAAGCTGGGCAAGGGCACGAGGTGACAGTGCTGACCCAGCAGGGTCCCGGCGCCAAATCGCGCGAACGGATGGCAGGAGTCGACGTACTCCGGGTGACACCACCGACGCCGGAGGTTCCTCGCGACCCCGATCAGCTCGTCGCGTGGGTCGATCTGCTCGATGCCCGAATGGCAGAAGCAGCAGCCTCACTCGTGGTGACACTGCAGCCAGATGTGGTGCACGCCCATGATTGGGTCGTCGGTCAATCGGCCGAGGCAGCGCGGCGGGCGTGCCCGGCACCTTTGGTCGCCACAATCCACGCAACCGAGGCGGGTCGTCACCAGGGTTGGGTAACCAGTGGTTTGTCCCGCCGAATTCATGGCGCCGAATATCGGATCGCCAACCAGGCGCAGGTGGTCATCGCATGTTCGCGGGCCATGCGCGCCGAGGTCGGCATCCTGTTCCACGTGCCCAGCGAGCGCATCGACGTAATTCCGAACGGAATCGACCTCGACCGCTGGCAAGTTTCCGACAAGGACATGGCCACCGGGGCGGATCATTGGCGGGCCGGTACGGCACGGGTCCTCTTCCTTGGGCGACTGGAGTGGGAGAAGGGAATCCACACGTTGCTCGAGGCGGCCGCCATGCTGGCCGACGACCCAAACCGGAAACTCGAGTTGTTGGTCGCCGGCACGGGCACGTATCAAGCAACCCTGCAGGAACAGGCTCGCGATCTCATCCAATCCAGCACAGTCACCTTCTGCGGCTGGGTGCCGGAGCAGGAGTTGCGCGAACTGACCGCGACGGCCCACCTGGTGGTCGTTCCAAGTCTCTACGAGCCGTTCGGGCTGGTTGCGTTGGAAGCAGGGGCGCTCGGGGTCCCGCTCGTCGTCGCCGATCGTGGCGGACTTGACGACATCGTGACCGATGCGCAAACGGGTCGGACGTTTGCAGCTGGCGACGCCAACGAGTTGGCCGACACAATGCGCTCTCAGCTCGATGATCGTGCGGCAGCTGACGCGATGGCAGCCCGGCTCAGCAGCCAACTAGGTGACAAGTTCGACTGGTCGGTGATTGCCAATAAGACGATCGCCACCTACGCCCGAGCAATCGCGGCGGCGGCGGTGAATCCGCGCCCGCTCGGGGTGTTCGACCCGGCGCCGTCGGATGACAACCTCTTGACGCCCCGAACCGACTCGTGA